One window of Mesorhizobium loti R88b genomic DNA carries:
- the guaB gene encoding IMP dehydrogenase, with amino-acid sequence MAKIIETSTGALALTFDDVLLQPGHSEVMPGETDVRTRIAGDIDLNVPILSAAMDTVTEARLAIAMAQAGGIGVIHRNFSPAEQAEQVRQVKKFESGMVINPVTIGPDATLADALSLMRTYSISGIPVVENGGTGGQKIGRLVGILTNRDVRFASDPAQKVYELMTRENLITVKENVDQDEAKRLLHQHRIEKLVVVDKQGNCVGLITVKDIEKSQLNPHATKDAQGRLRAAAATSVGDDGFERAERLIDAGVDLLVIDTAHGHSQRVLDAVTRAKKLSNSVRILAGNVATAEGTQALIDAGADAVKVGIGPGSICTTRIVAGVGVPQLSAIMSAVETAHKSGVSVIADGGIKYSGDLAKALAAGASAAMIGSLLAGTDESPGEVYLHQGRSFKAYRGMGSVGAMARGSADRYFQAEVRDTLKLVPEGIEGQVPYKGPVSGVLHQLAGGLKAAMGYVGGRDLADFRERATFVRISNAGLRESHAHDVTITRESPNYPGGA; translated from the coding sequence ATGGCAAAAATCATTGAAACGTCCACCGGCGCTCTGGCGCTGACTTTTGACGACGTGCTGCTGCAGCCGGGTCATTCCGAGGTCATGCCTGGCGAAACCGATGTGCGCACCCGCATTGCCGGCGACATCGACCTCAACGTGCCGATCCTCTCAGCCGCCATGGACACCGTCACCGAGGCGCGTCTTGCCATCGCCATGGCGCAGGCCGGCGGCATCGGCGTCATCCACCGCAATTTCTCGCCGGCCGAACAGGCCGAGCAGGTTCGGCAGGTCAAGAAATTCGAATCCGGCATGGTGATCAATCCGGTTACCATCGGCCCCGATGCCACCCTTGCCGACGCGCTGTCACTGATGCGCACTTATTCGATCTCGGGCATTCCGGTGGTCGAGAATGGCGGCACCGGTGGCCAGAAGATCGGTCGGCTGGTCGGCATCCTGACCAATCGCGACGTGCGCTTTGCCTCCGACCCGGCGCAGAAGGTCTACGAGTTGATGACCCGTGAGAACCTGATCACGGTCAAGGAGAATGTCGACCAGGACGAGGCCAAGCGGCTTCTGCACCAGCACCGTATCGAAAAGCTCGTCGTCGTCGACAAGCAAGGCAATTGCGTCGGGCTGATCACCGTCAAGGACATCGAGAAGTCGCAGCTCAACCCACACGCCACCAAGGATGCACAGGGACGCCTGCGCGCAGCGGCCGCCACCAGCGTCGGCGATGACGGTTTTGAACGCGCCGAGCGCCTGATCGATGCAGGCGTCGACCTTCTGGTGATCGACACCGCTCATGGCCACTCGCAGCGTGTGCTCGATGCCGTCACGCGTGCCAAGAAGCTTTCCAATTCGGTCCGCATCCTGGCTGGCAACGTCGCCACCGCCGAGGGCACGCAGGCGCTGATCGACGCAGGCGCCGACGCCGTCAAGGTCGGCATCGGCCCGGGCTCGATCTGCACCACCCGCATCGTTGCCGGCGTTGGCGTGCCGCAGCTTTCGGCCATCATGTCGGCGGTCGAGACGGCGCACAAATCAGGCGTCTCGGTGATTGCCGATGGCGGCATCAAATATTCCGGCGATCTCGCCAAGGCGCTCGCCGCGGGCGCAAGTGCAGCCATGATCGGTTCGCTGCTGGCTGGCACCGACGAAAGCCCGGGCGAGGTCTATCTGCATCAGGGCCGCTCCTTCAAGGCCTATCGCGGCATGGGCTCGGTCGGCGCCATGGCGCGCGGCTCGGCGGACCGCTACTTCCAGGCCGAGGTGCGCGACACGCTGAAACTGGTGCCGGAAGGCATTGAAGGGCAGGTTCCCTACAAAGGACCTGTGTCCGGAGTGCTGCATCAGCTTGCAGGCGGGCTAAAAGCCGCTATGGGTTATGTCGGTGGCCGCGACCTTGCCGATTTCCGCGAACGCGCCACCTTTGTGCGCATATCCAACGCCGGACTTCGTGAAAGCCACGCCCATGACGTCACGATTACCCGCGAAAGCCCGAACTATCCCGGCGGAGCCTGA
- a CDS encoding alcohol dehydrogenase catalytic domain-containing protein, whose amino-acid sequence MKAIRFAAAGVAGMADLEMPGIKAGHALVRVRAAGLCHTDIEVLHGRYGVGAFPLVPGHEYAGTVEAVADDVVAVKAGDRVAIDPNIPCGHCPACRKGLTNLCASLKAYGVTENGGFAEFSLVAVDHLHGIGDLGFATAALAEPLACVLNGLSAAGVEAGKSVPGTALVFGAGPIGLLLALSLKAKGVGGVAVADISEQRLAFAQTLGLEPLVSGSQALAARARGFDFVADATGVAKVVESMIGFTADGGTALVFGVCAPDARISVAPFEIFRRQIRLAGSHSLNRNIPQALDILKRDDGTMARLVSHQLPLSELLPFLAKGSGDPATMKVQFSAEL is encoded by the coding sequence ATGAAGGCCATACGATTTGCCGCGGCCGGTGTCGCCGGCATGGCGGACCTCGAAATGCCCGGCATCAAGGCCGGACACGCCCTGGTACGCGTACGCGCGGCCGGGCTTTGCCACACCGACATCGAGGTGCTGCATGGCCGCTACGGCGTGGGCGCGTTTCCGCTGGTTCCCGGCCATGAATATGCCGGCACCGTCGAGGCGGTCGCTGACGATGTCGTGGCGGTGAAGGCCGGCGACCGGGTCGCCATCGATCCCAACATCCCGTGCGGGCATTGTCCTGCCTGCCGGAAAGGCCTGACCAATCTGTGCGCCTCGCTGAAAGCCTATGGCGTGACCGAGAATGGCGGCTTCGCCGAGTTCAGCCTGGTTGCGGTCGATCATCTGCACGGCATCGGCGACCTCGGCTTCGCCACGGCGGCACTGGCCGAGCCGCTCGCCTGCGTGCTGAACGGTCTCAGTGCCGCCGGCGTCGAGGCCGGCAAGAGCGTACCCGGCACCGCGCTGGTCTTCGGCGCCGGGCCGATCGGCCTGCTTTTGGCGCTGTCGCTCAAGGCCAAGGGCGTGGGAGGCGTGGCCGTTGCCGACATCAGCGAGCAGCGGCTCGCATTCGCGCAGACGCTCGGGCTGGAACCGCTGGTGTCCGGATCGCAGGCACTGGCGGCGCGGGCGCGCGGCTTCGATTTCGTCGCCGATGCCACCGGTGTCGCCAAGGTGGTCGAAAGCATGATCGGCTTCACCGCCGATGGCGGCACAGCCCTGGTCTTCGGCGTCTGCGCGCCCGATGCCAGGATCTCGGTCGCCCCATTCGAGATTTTCCGCCGGCAGATCAGACTGGCGGGGTCGCATTCGCTGAACCGCAACATCCCGCAGGCGCTCGATATCCTCAAACGCGACGACGGCACGATGGCGCGGCTTGTCAGCCACCAGCTGCCGCTTTCCGAACTGCTGCCTTTCCTGGCCAAAGGCAGCGGCGACCCGGCGACAATGAAAGTGCAGTTTTCAGCGGAGCTATAA
- a CDS encoding LacI family DNA-binding transcriptional regulator gives MEDFSAFVGLSRTTVSKYFNDPGSVRKNTRNVIEAAQKKSGFRPSMFAVNLNRRRSNILGVIIPNSTDPFYMALTRRIETIANEAGFLAFVLSSDGHAEMEDQAIQTFRSMNIAGAIIAPLGVQSHHRILAELGSSIPLIYVDSPLDETSSFVGTDNRQSFRLIVDYLCRSGEPPCYFAMPLVNNNASARQDAYVEAMHQFKMTPEIVPVADARSWDFEKFGYDEALRILKAEGFATKTVLCANDRVAFGVIAAAYQLGLKVGHGSDCDMRVAGHDDHPLSRYACPPITTVAQNYNEIGRLAIELLLERLDEESSAKPGSGRILLNAELMLRSSA, from the coding sequence ATGGAGGACTTCTCAGCCTTTGTCGGCCTGTCTCGCACCACCGTTTCCAAATATTTCAACGACCCCGGCTCGGTGCGGAAAAACACCCGGAACGTGATCGAGGCCGCGCAAAAGAAGTCTGGCTTCCGGCCGAGCATGTTCGCCGTCAATCTCAACCGCCGCCGCAGCAACATTCTCGGCGTCATCATTCCGAATTCGACGGATCCGTTCTACATGGCGCTGACGCGCCGCATCGAAACGATCGCCAATGAAGCCGGGTTCCTGGCATTTGTGCTGTCTTCCGACGGACATGCCGAGATGGAAGACCAGGCGATCCAGACATTCAGGTCGATGAACATTGCCGGCGCCATCATCGCGCCGCTCGGCGTGCAGTCCCACCACCGGATTCTCGCGGAACTCGGATCAAGCATCCCGCTGATCTATGTCGACTCGCCGCTTGACGAGACCTCCTCATTCGTCGGCACCGACAACAGGCAGAGTTTCAGGCTGATCGTCGACTATCTCTGCCGGTCCGGCGAGCCGCCCTGCTACTTCGCCATGCCACTGGTCAACAACAACGCCTCGGCCAGACAGGACGCCTATGTCGAGGCCATGCACCAGTTCAAGATGACGCCTGAAATCGTGCCCGTCGCCGATGCACGATCATGGGATTTCGAGAAGTTCGGCTATGATGAAGCGCTTCGCATCCTGAAGGCGGAGGGCTTTGCCACCAAGACAGTGCTTTGCGCCAATGACCGTGTCGCCTTCGGCGTCATCGCGGCCGCCTATCAGCTGGGCCTGAAGGTGGGCCACGGCTCGGACTGCGACATGCGGGTCGCGGGACACGACGACCATCCGCTGTCGCGCTACGCCTGCCCGCCGATCACCACCGTTGCGCAGAACTACAACGAGATCGGCCGCCTGGCCATCGAACTCCTCCTGGAGAGGCTGGATGAGGAATCCTCGGCCAAGCCAGGCAGCGGGCGCATCCTGCTCAACGCCGAACTCATGCTGCGAAGCTCGGCCTGA
- a CDS encoding MFS transporter has protein sequence MNRTIPLILAVALFMENMDSTVIATSLPAIAVDIHTSPIALKLALTAYLVSLAIFIPISGWMADRFGAKNIFRAAIAVFIAGSVACALSGSLPAFVVSRFLQGIGGAMMTPVGRLVLVRATPKSELVAAMSWLTVPALVGPLVGPPIGGFITTYFTWHWIFLINVPIGLIGIWLATRFLPETESMETPPLDFIGFVLSGLAASGVVFGLSVVSLPYLPPATGLITVAVGLVSGVLYLMHARRAKNPLLALELFRNQVFRSSVLGGSLFRIGIGAVPFLLPLMFQIGFGMTPFQSGMITFVSAIGAIGMKFVTALIFRVAGFRRVLIVGSLVAAASIAINGFFTPDTPYLLMLAVLLVGGFIRSMFFTGVNALSYAEVSAEDTSKATPITAVFQQLSIALGVAVAGGILEVSTSIHGGSLMLADFHTAFFIVAAISALAALSFMRMAPDAGNAVSGHGRLTTPKTLEPVSTAGK, from the coding sequence GTGAATCGCACCATCCCGCTCATACTGGCGGTCGCACTTTTCATGGAAAACATGGATTCGACCGTCATTGCGACATCGCTGCCGGCGATTGCCGTCGACATCCACACCAGCCCGATCGCGCTCAAACTGGCGCTGACCGCCTATCTCGTCTCGCTGGCGATCTTCATTCCGATCAGTGGCTGGATGGCCGACCGCTTCGGCGCCAAGAACATTTTCCGCGCCGCGATCGCGGTCTTCATCGCCGGTTCGGTCGCCTGCGCCCTTTCCGGCTCGCTGCCTGCCTTCGTGGTTTCACGCTTCCTGCAAGGCATCGGCGGCGCCATGATGACGCCGGTCGGACGCCTGGTGCTGGTGCGCGCGACACCGAAAAGTGAACTTGTCGCCGCCATGTCCTGGCTGACCGTACCGGCGCTGGTCGGACCGCTGGTAGGCCCGCCGATCGGCGGCTTCATCACCACCTATTTCACCTGGCACTGGATCTTCCTGATCAATGTGCCGATCGGCCTGATCGGCATCTGGCTGGCGACGCGTTTCCTGCCGGAGACCGAATCGATGGAGACGCCGCCGCTCGATTTCATCGGCTTCGTCTTGAGCGGGCTGGCGGCATCCGGCGTGGTGTTCGGCCTGTCGGTGGTCAGCCTGCCCTATCTGCCGCCGGCGACCGGCCTTATCACCGTGGCCGTCGGCCTGGTGTCGGGCGTGCTCTACCTCATGCACGCGCGCCGCGCCAAAAACCCGCTGCTGGCGCTCGAACTGTTCCGCAACCAGGTGTTCCGTTCTTCCGTGCTTGGCGGCTCGCTGTTTCGCATCGGCATCGGCGCCGTGCCCTTCTTGCTGCCGCTGATGTTCCAGATCGGCTTCGGGATGACGCCGTTCCAGTCCGGCATGATCACCTTCGTCTCGGCGATCGGTGCCATCGGCATGAAATTCGTAACCGCGCTGATCTTCCGCGTCGCGGGTTTTCGCCGCGTGTTGATCGTGGGTTCCCTGGTCGCCGCGGCGTCGATCGCCATCAACGGCTTCTTCACGCCCGATACACCCTATCTGCTGATGCTGGCCGTGCTTCTGGTCGGCGGCTTCATCCGCTCGATGTTCTTCACCGGTGTCAATGCGCTCTCTTATGCCGAGGTTTCGGCCGAGGACACCAGCAAGGCGACGCCGATCACTGCTGTCTTCCAGCAACTGTCGATCGCGCTCGGCGTCGCGGTTGCCGGCGGCATACTGGAAGTGTCGACGAGCATTCACGGCGGATCGCTGATGCTGGCGGATTTCCATACCGCCTTCTTCATTGTCGCCGCCATTTCGGCGCTTGCGGCGCTGTCGTTCATGCGGATGGCGCCCGATGCCGGCAACGCCGTGTCCGGTCATGGCCGGCTGACCACACCCAAGACGCTGGAGCCGGTGAGTACGGCGGGGAAATAA
- the rnd gene encoding ribonuclease D, producing MHVITTQKELETVLAAFEKSDFVTVDTEFIRETTFWPILCLIQMAAPGVTALIDPLSPDINLAPFFRLMANEAVVKVFHAARQDIEIIVHLGDLVPHPVFDTQVAAMVCGFGDSVSYDQLVQRITGARLDKSSRFTDWRHRPLSDKQLDYALADVTHLIEVYQHLSAELERENRAHWLNEEMDVLTSRETYDPHPEDAWKRLKMRLRKPQELAIVQTVAAWREREARERDVPRGRVLKDDAIYEVAQQAPRDAAALGKLRTTPKGWERSSTATALLGAVNTALALPKEQMPKLPKNFQPPEGSSAAAELLKVLLRIVAEKQGVASKVLASSDDIDRIAAEGEEADVPALQGWRRAVFGEAALKLVRGEIGIKFDKRKIAVFDL from the coding sequence ATGCACGTCATCACCACCCAGAAAGAACTCGAGACCGTTCTCGCCGCTTTCGAAAAGTCGGATTTCGTCACCGTCGACACTGAATTCATCCGCGAAACGACCTTCTGGCCGATCCTGTGCCTGATCCAGATGGCCGCACCTGGCGTGACGGCGCTGATCGATCCGCTGTCACCTGATATCAACCTGGCACCATTCTTCCGGCTGATGGCCAACGAGGCGGTGGTCAAAGTCTTTCATGCCGCACGGCAAGACATCGAAATCATCGTCCATCTCGGCGATCTCGTTCCGCATCCCGTTTTCGACACTCAGGTCGCAGCGATGGTCTGCGGTTTCGGCGACAGTGTTTCCTACGACCAGCTCGTGCAGCGCATCACCGGGGCGCGGCTCGACAAGTCGTCGCGCTTCACCGACTGGCGCCACCGGCCACTCTCCGACAAGCAGCTCGACTATGCGCTGGCCGACGTCACCCATCTGATCGAGGTTTATCAGCACCTCAGCGCCGAGCTGGAGCGGGAAAACCGCGCCCACTGGCTGAATGAGGAAATGGATGTCCTGACATCGCGCGAGACCTACGATCCACATCCCGAAGACGCCTGGAAGCGGCTGAAGATGCGGTTGCGCAAGCCGCAGGAACTGGCGATCGTGCAGACCGTGGCGGCATGGCGAGAGCGCGAGGCGCGCGAGCGCGACGTGCCGCGCGGCCGCGTGCTCAAGGACGACGCGATCTACGAAGTGGCGCAACAGGCGCCGCGCGATGCGGCAGCCCTTGGCAAGCTGCGCACCACGCCAAAAGGCTGGGAGCGTTCCTCGACTGCGACGGCCTTGCTTGGCGCGGTCAATACGGCGCTGGCCTTGCCCAAGGAGCAGATGCCGAAACTGCCGAAGAATTTCCAGCCGCCGGAAGGTTCAAGCGCGGCGGCGGAGCTATTGAAAGTGCTGCTGCGGATCGTCGCCGAAAAACAGGGCGTGGCCTCGAAGGTGCTGGCCTCCAGCGATGACATCGACCGCATCGCGGCCGAAGGCGAGGAGGCCGATGTGCCGGCGCTGCAGGGCTGGCGGCGCGCCGTGTTCGGCGAGGCGGCCCTTAAGCTGGTCCGCGGCGAGATCGGCATCAAGTTCGACAAACGCAAGATAGCGGTGTTCGATCTGTAG
- a CDS encoding L-iditol 2-dehydrogenase — MRLKDKIALITGGARGIGLGFAQAFVREGAKVVIADIDIERATRAAAEIGAAASAVKLDVTDLDAIDRVVADVDRTLGGIDILVNNAAIFDMAPITDITEASYDRVFAINLKAPLFMMKAVANVMIARGRGGKIINMASQAGRRGEALVTLYCASKAAIISATQSAALALVKHGINVNAIAPGVVDGEHWDVVDAHFARWEGLKPGEKKAAVAKSVPIGRFAQPEDIAGLAVFLASSDSDYILAQTYNVDGGNWMS; from the coding sequence ATGAGACTGAAAGACAAGATTGCCCTCATTACCGGCGGCGCGCGCGGCATTGGCCTCGGCTTCGCGCAAGCCTTTGTGCGCGAAGGTGCCAAGGTGGTGATTGCCGACATCGACATCGAGCGCGCCACGCGGGCCGCCGCCGAGATCGGTGCGGCTGCCAGCGCCGTCAAGCTCGACGTCACCGACCTCGATGCGATCGACAGGGTTGTTGCCGATGTCGACCGCACGCTTGGCGGCATCGACATCCTTGTCAACAACGCGGCCATCTTCGACATGGCGCCGATCACAGACATCACTGAAGCCAGCTATGACAGGGTGTTTGCCATCAACCTCAAGGCGCCGCTGTTCATGATGAAGGCGGTCGCCAATGTGATGATCGCGCGCGGTCGTGGCGGCAAGATCATCAACATGGCAAGCCAGGCTGGCCGCCGCGGCGAGGCGCTGGTGACGCTGTACTGCGCCTCCAAGGCGGCGATCATCTCGGCAACGCAGTCGGCGGCGCTGGCGCTCGTCAAGCACGGCATCAACGTCAATGCCATTGCGCCCGGCGTCGTCGATGGCGAGCACTGGGACGTCGTCGATGCCCATTTTGCCCGCTGGGAGGGCCTGAAGCCGGGAGAGAAGAAGGCCGCGGTGGCGAAGTCCGTCCCGATCGGCCGTTTCGCCCAGCCCGAAGACATTGCCGGGCTCGCCGTATTCCTGGCCTCCTCCGACAGCGACTATATCCTGGCTCAGACCTACAATGTCGATGGCGGCAACTGGATGAGCTGA
- a CDS encoding hemin receptor: protein MPKRTLPPGIGPHNGRELELMLQGDKPMALFAAEPGMDIEDIGDAAFEPFVEEGLILKFSNIDPGTSIEERRYCLPTEEWRCKLSLLISQMCRSGEAFDVFTSNDLARLEGTLLGYSKDDIEAFVVHATSLNSTAD from the coding sequence GTGCCAAAACGCACTCTCCCACCGGGCATTGGGCCACATAACGGCCGCGAGTTGGAACTGATGCTTCAAGGCGACAAGCCGATGGCCTTGTTCGCCGCCGAACCAGGTATGGATATCGAGGATATCGGCGACGCGGCCTTTGAACCGTTTGTCGAAGAAGGCCTTATCCTGAAGTTCTCCAACATTGATCCTGGGACCTCGATTGAAGAGCGCCGCTACTGCCTGCCGACAGAGGAATGGCGCTGCAAGCTCAGCCTGCTGATTTCCCAGATGTGCCGCAGCGGAGAAGCCTTCGATGTCTTCACATCGAATGATTTGGCGAGACTGGAGGGCACTCTTCTCGGCTACTCAAAGGACGATATCGAAGCGTTCGTCGTCCATGCGACGTCGCTGAATTCCACCGCGGACTGA
- a CDS encoding MAPEG family protein: MNQTSIFWPMLAHVLLIYIVYCVLGRRRYGAVKSGEAKVGQYKVRSTEPASSATVAANLVNQFELPVLFYVLCLTLHVTNGVNYLTLALMWIFVASRYVHAWVHLTSNNLLLRNRSFVVGAVVILLGWIWFALHLLGAV; this comes from the coding sequence ATGAACCAGACCAGTATTTTCTGGCCGATGTTGGCGCATGTGCTGCTGATCTACATCGTCTACTGCGTTCTGGGCCGTCGCCGATACGGTGCGGTCAAGTCAGGCGAGGCCAAGGTCGGCCAGTACAAGGTGCGCTCGACTGAGCCCGCGTCCAGCGCCACGGTTGCCGCCAATCTCGTCAACCAGTTCGAACTGCCGGTGCTCTTCTACGTATTGTGCCTGACACTCCACGTCACCAACGGCGTCAACTATCTAACCCTGGCACTGATGTGGATTTTTGTCGCCTCGCGCTATGTCCATGCCTGGGTTCACCTGACGAGCAACAATCTGCTGCTGCGCAACCGCTCTTTCGTCGTCGGCGCGGTGGTTATCCTGCTCGGCTGGATCTGGTTCGCGCTGCACCTGCTTGGCGCCGTCTGA
- a CDS encoding MFS transporter — MSSIRPLIPLLLAAGILLGGNGLQGTLIALRGAQEGFSPSDIGLMGTFYFAGFLFGCLAITRIMKAVGHIRAFSALAAIASVGTLLLVLVLDPVMWCAVRFAGGFCFAGLFTIVESWLNSGVSNHDRARVLAIYRMVDTGSVTSAQFLIPVFGAGGFTIFAIMSIMITLSLVPVSLGDRSNPTPPEEVKLDLARVWRISPLGCFGCIAVGVTNSAFRTLSPVYAEQIGMSVADVVTFVSVGIFGGAIIQYPLGYLSDRWDRRRVLLITTCCAMLSALALVFIAGSNPLLNFIIIFIFGCFAMPLYSLSAAHSNDRADTGQFVLINAALMLFYSFGAIGGPFAASTAMQHFGPSALFVFSAMVYAVFIAVILYRMQARSGVPAGKRSRFTALLRTSTVFARLARRNGDSDGPAS; from the coding sequence ATGTCCTCCATCCGCCCGCTGATCCCGCTCCTTCTCGCCGCAGGCATCCTGCTCGGCGGTAACGGCCTGCAGGGCACGCTGATCGCGCTGCGTGGTGCACAGGAAGGGTTTTCCCCTTCCGACATCGGCCTGATGGGCACTTTCTATTTCGCCGGCTTCCTGTTCGGCTGCCTGGCCATCACCCGCATCATGAAGGCGGTCGGCCATATCAGGGCATTTTCGGCGTTGGCCGCGATCGCTTCGGTCGGCACGCTGCTCCTGGTGCTGGTTCTTGATCCCGTCATGTGGTGCGCGGTGCGCTTTGCCGGCGGCTTCTGCTTCGCCGGGCTGTTCACGATCGTGGAGAGCTGGCTGAATTCCGGTGTCAGCAATCACGATCGCGCCCGCGTGCTGGCGATCTACCGGATGGTCGACACCGGCTCGGTGACATCAGCCCAGTTCCTGATCCCGGTCTTCGGCGCCGGCGGCTTCACTATCTTCGCCATCATGTCGATCATGATCACGCTGTCGCTGGTGCCGGTCTCGCTCGGCGATCGCTCCAACCCGACGCCGCCCGAGGAGGTCAAGCTCGACCTGGCGCGCGTCTGGCGCATTTCGCCGCTCGGCTGTTTCGGTTGCATTGCCGTCGGCGTCACCAACAGCGCCTTCCGCACGCTATCGCCGGTCTATGCCGAGCAGATCGGCATGTCGGTTGCCGATGTCGTCACCTTCGTCAGCGTCGGCATCTTTGGCGGCGCCATCATCCAGTATCCGCTCGGCTATCTCTCCGATCGCTGGGACCGGCGTCGGGTGCTGTTGATCACAACCTGCTGCGCGATGCTTTCAGCCTTGGCGCTGGTGTTCATCGCCGGCAGCAATCCACTGCTCAACTTCATCATCATCTTCATCTTCGGCTGTTTCGCCATGCCGCTCTATTCCTTGTCGGCGGCGCATTCCAACGACCGCGCCGACACCGGCCAGTTCGTGCTGATCAACGCTGCGCTGATGCTGTTCTATTCCTTCGGCGCCATTGGCGGGCCGTTCGCTGCCTCCACCGCGATGCAGCATTTCGGGCCGAGCGCGCTGTTCGTGTTCAGCGCCATGGTCTATGCGGTCTTCATCGCCGTCATCCTCTACCGCATGCAAGCCCGGTCCGGTGTGCCGGCTGGCAAGCGAAGCCGATTCACCGCGCTGTTGCGCACCTCGACCGTTTTTGCGCGGCTGGCCAGGCGGAATGGTGATTCCGATGGCCCGGCAAGCTGA
- a CDS encoding acyltransferase family protein, translating to MGSDQDENRRYEAIDALRAIAVMLVLIFHYTSRFPPDYIRFDHQMELPWPGVVGVFLFFIISGYCIAMTAERAGTVWMFWLRRFTRLEPALIACIAITLVVVAALGLPGREVSALDGLKNASWVALFVPTPLVDGAYWSLLEEAKFYFVFGLIFYLWPNRVLALFTGFTVLGAIAQFSGLWRDHQALIYPFKGIATPYFFFPYSLFFLMGIAARRSTRAVQMVVMAGCLVAVIKLWGGSAFSAWVMALSILGVIGVQLRDIKIWRGVSYIGLISYPLYLLHQNVGVAVIRWLAPWIGSPYLRIGTAFCIVVAVAAFVAWAVEHRFRRRIEIYAARLMSRTATPA from the coding sequence ATGGGTTCGGATCAGGACGAGAACCGGCGATACGAGGCGATTGACGCCTTGCGTGCAATCGCCGTCATGCTGGTTCTGATCTTCCACTATACGTCTCGCTTTCCTCCCGACTACATCCGGTTCGATCACCAGATGGAGCTGCCGTGGCCAGGGGTGGTTGGTGTCTTCCTCTTTTTCATTATCAGCGGCTACTGTATCGCGATGACAGCCGAGCGGGCTGGAACCGTGTGGATGTTCTGGCTGCGGAGATTTACGCGGCTAGAGCCGGCGCTTATCGCCTGTATCGCAATCACACTTGTCGTGGTTGCGGCCTTGGGTCTTCCAGGCAGAGAGGTTTCAGCGCTCGATGGCCTGAAAAACGCAAGCTGGGTAGCCCTTTTTGTTCCAACGCCGCTTGTCGACGGCGCCTACTGGTCGCTGCTCGAGGAAGCAAAATTCTACTTTGTGTTCGGCCTCATCTTCTATCTCTGGCCAAATCGCGTCCTCGCCCTTTTCACCGGCTTTACCGTTCTGGGCGCAATTGCGCAGTTTTCAGGATTGTGGAGAGACCATCAGGCCTTGATCTATCCCTTCAAGGGCATCGCCACGCCGTATTTTTTCTTCCCCTACAGCCTGTTCTTTTTGATGGGCATCGCGGCGAGGCGATCGACCCGGGCAGTACAGATGGTCGTGATGGCCGGGTGCCTCGTGGCCGTCATCAAGCTGTGGGGCGGCTCAGCATTCAGTGCCTGGGTCATGGCGCTTTCAATTCTTGGTGTCATCGGGGTCCAGTTGCGCGATATCAAGATCTGGCGAGGCGTGAGTTACATTGGCTTGATCAGCTATCCCCTGTACCTTCTGCACCAGAATGTCGGTGTCGCGGTGATACGATGGCTGGCTCCTTGGATCGGCTCCCCGTATCTCCGGATCGGCACAGCGTTCTGCATCGTGGTGGCCGTTGCTGCGTTCGTCGCATGGGCGGTCGAGCATAGATTTCGACGGAGGATCGAAATCTATGCGGCACGTTTGATGTCGAGGACCGCAACCCCCGCGTGA
- a CDS encoding RlmE family RNA methyltransferase, whose protein sequence is MTKKPEKPGSASIRVLKTRIKKKSGLKESSRRWLQRHINDPYVQRSKADGYRSRAAYKLIEIDDKHHLLKPGMKVIDLGAAPGGWCQVAAARTKSTADEPHVIGIDYLEMDAVPGAPVLLMDFLDPEAPQKLAEALGGDPDVVLSDMAAPTTGHKRTDHIRTMHLCEVAADFALSVLKPGGHFLAKTFQGGAENELLSMLKKNFRSVHHVKPPASRDESVELYLLAKDFKGREPGPPSGGSERPVDSSARSHSQGPEDDED, encoded by the coding sequence ATGACCAAGAAACCGGAAAAACCAGGCTCGGCCAGCATTCGCGTGCTGAAGACGCGGATCAAGAAGAAGAGCGGCCTGAAGGAATCGTCGCGTCGCTGGCTGCAGCGCCATATCAACGATCCCTATGTCCAGCGCTCCAAGGCCGATGGCTACCGCTCGCGCGCGGCCTACAAGCTGATCGAGATCGACGACAAGCATCATCTGCTGAAACCCGGCATGAAGGTCATCGATCTCGGCGCCGCCCCCGGAGGCTGGTGCCAGGTGGCGGCCGCGCGCACGAAATCGACGGCCGACGAGCCCCACGTTATCGGCATCGACTATCTCGAAATGGATGCCGTGCCCGGCGCACCGGTGTTGTTGATGGATTTCCTCGATCCCGAGGCACCGCAAAAGCTGGCCGAGGCGCTGGGTGGCGATCCCGATGTCGTGCTGTCCGACATGGCGGCACCGACGACCGGCCACAAGCGAACCGACCACATCCGCACCATGCATCTGTGCGAGGTGGCGGCTGATTTCGCGCTGTCCGTGCTGAAGCCAGGCGGACATTTCCTGGCCAAAACCTTCCAGGGCGGCGCCGAAAACGAACTGCTCTCGATGCTCAAGAAGAATTTCCGCTCGGTGCACCACGTCAAGCCGCCGGCGTCACGCGACGAATCGGTCGAGCTTTATCTGCTGGCGAAGGATTTCAAGGGGCGAGAGCCCGGTCCGCCGTCAGGCGGATCGGAACGTCCAGTGGACTCGAGCGCCCGGAGCCATAGCCAAGGGCCGGAGGACGACGAGGACTAG